A window of Hymenobacter aerilatus contains these coding sequences:
- a CDS encoding response regulator: protein MKTPKLAYVVEDDPITSSITKLILRKSLHCEKVQTYANGQRAYDHLTAALHNGADLPDLIVLDLNMPLMDGWEFLDAFAGLPLPTSVCVFILTSSIHPDDITKAAHYKEVHGYFSKPLDDHNVERMQRLFQTCAD from the coding sequence ATGAAAACGCCTAAGCTGGCTTATGTGGTAGAAGATGACCCAATTACGTCCTCTATCACTAAATTAATTCTCCGCAAATCGCTCCATTGCGAGAAGGTCCAGACGTATGCCAATGGCCAGCGGGCCTACGACCACCTCACGGCGGCGCTCCATAATGGCGCGGATCTGCCCGACTTGATTGTGCTGGATCTGAACATGCCGCTGATGGATGGCTGGGAGTTCTTGGATGCGTTTGCGGGCCTGCCCCTACCCACCAGCGTGTGCGTGTTTATTCTAACCTCTTCCATCCACCCCGACGATATCACCAAAGCTGCGCACTACAAGGAAGTACACGGCTACTTCTCGAAGCCGCTGGACGACCACAATGTGGAGCGCATGCAGCGGCTGTTTCAAACGTGCGCCGACTAG
- a CDS encoding carotenoid oxygenase family protein, with product MPVRRYAVLGDYLAANRHAAAEYDDVELELVEGALPSDLVGTLLRNGNGRFEHHGVAYEHLFDGDGMVARFQFDGQRVRYRNRHVQTAELVAEEKAGRMLYRSFGTNLPGGLRANFGKTQFKNTANTSLVAHGGQLLALWEGGLPHRLDPDTLATLGRFDYEGVLRNPFSWLDRRITPELPFSAHPKVHPTTGVLHNFGTVAGRQHRLVLYEVSPAGQARIAHVLPMPAATFAHDFVLTQSGHQIFFLTPVAFDVLRALTGLASPAASIRVGRDQPTQVVVVAPDGQAHHLTTEFGFVFHFVNGYQDADGTLVADALLLPDYPDTLSIKAYLSGYLPDDQTQARFVRFRLDLTRGTVTRQPISDYEGELPEINPDRLGQPYRYTWIIGRPPHHSLPLLDHLLKLDVQTGEVRVAYQPGTLCSEPVVVPQPAAPGHTPPPEDAGYVLYLRFDATSNCTELLVGDAATLVTIARLRLPHHIPLGFHGIWLPDEVGGLH from the coding sequence ATGCCTGTCCGCCGCTACGCTGTGTTAGGTGATTACCTGGCGGCCAACCGCCACGCCGCTGCCGAATACGATGATGTGGAGTTGGAACTGGTGGAGGGCGCCCTACCCTCCGATTTGGTAGGCACCCTGCTGCGCAACGGCAATGGACGCTTCGAGCACCACGGCGTGGCCTACGAGCATCTATTTGACGGCGACGGCATGGTGGCGCGCTTTCAATTTGACGGGCAGCGCGTGCGCTACCGCAACCGCCACGTGCAAACCGCCGAGTTGGTGGCTGAAGAAAAGGCCGGCCGTATGCTTTACCGCAGCTTCGGCACCAACCTACCCGGTGGCTTGCGGGCCAATTTTGGCAAAACGCAATTCAAGAATACCGCCAATACCAGTCTGGTAGCGCACGGTGGGCAGCTGCTGGCCCTTTGGGAAGGCGGCCTACCCCACCGCCTCGACCCCGACACGCTGGCTACGCTGGGCCGCTTCGACTACGAAGGCGTGCTGCGCAACCCCTTCTCCTGGCTCGACCGACGGATTACGCCCGAGCTACCGTTTTCGGCGCACCCCAAGGTGCACCCCACCACCGGCGTACTACATAATTTTGGCACGGTAGCTGGCCGGCAGCACCGGTTGGTGCTCTACGAGGTGAGCCCAGCAGGCCAAGCCCGCATCGCGCACGTACTGCCCATGCCCGCCGCTACCTTCGCCCACGATTTTGTGTTGACGCAGAGCGGCCACCAGATTTTCTTCCTGACGCCGGTGGCCTTTGATGTGCTGCGGGCGCTTACGGGCCTGGCCTCGCCCGCGGCGTCTATCCGTGTGGGCCGCGACCAGCCCACGCAGGTAGTAGTGGTGGCGCCCGATGGCCAAGCGCATCACCTGACGACGGAGTTTGGTTTCGTGTTTCACTTCGTGAATGGCTACCAAGACGCGGATGGCACGCTGGTGGCCGACGCGCTGCTACTCCCGGACTACCCCGATACGCTGAGCATCAAAGCCTATTTGAGTGGCTACCTGCCCGACGATCAGACGCAGGCCCGGTTTGTTCGCTTCCGCCTCGACCTGACGCGCGGCACCGTGACACGGCAGCCCATTTCAGACTACGAAGGCGAGCTACCCGAAATCAACCCCGACCGGCTGGGCCAGCCCTACCGCTATACCTGGATCATTGGCCGCCCTCCGCACCACTCCCTACCTTTGCTCGACCACCTGCTCAAGCTCGATGTGCAAACCGGCGAAGTCCGCGTTGCTTACCAGCCTGGCACACTGTGCAGCGAGCCGGTGGTAGTGCCCCAGCCAGCAGCGCCCGGCCACACGCCCCCACCCGAAGACGCGGGCTATGTGCTATACCTACGGTTTGACGCGACTAGTAACTGCACCGAGCTGCTGGTGGGCGATGCGGCCACATTGGTTACGATAGCCCGCCTACGGCTCCCACACCATATTCCACTGGGGTTTCACGGCATATGGCTACCCGACGAAGTGGGTGGCTTGCACTAA
- a CDS encoding BLUF domain-containing protein: protein MLSSTPDTDLIYVIEDDSTTATITRILLEKALTNSRVQLYGNGQQALDHLTAARQHSTASMPSLILLDLNMPLMDGWEFLDACNHLTVGEPVCIMVLTSSINPEDRARAAGYQNVAGFFSKPLDARTIERILRLRRSASGPTQRTAAGTEATLHHLMYQSRATAPMGDAELTQLLTQSRAFNAAHNLTGILLYSQGNIIQLLEGPETGVRTVFTRIVRDARHTGIIKLADGPVGQRLFAQWTMGFRTATPTDFATFLGYINPEHTERLSLNDPDLQDLLVTFATA, encoded by the coding sequence ATGCTTAGTTCTACCCCTGATACTGACCTTATTTATGTGATTGAGGATGACAGCACCACTGCCACCATCACAAGAATTCTACTGGAAAAAGCCCTGACCAACAGCCGGGTTCAACTCTATGGCAACGGGCAGCAGGCCCTTGACCACCTAACTGCTGCGCGCCAGCATAGTACGGCTTCGATGCCCAGCCTTATTCTGCTGGATTTGAACATGCCACTCATGGATGGCTGGGAATTTTTGGATGCGTGCAACCACCTAACAGTAGGCGAGCCAGTGTGCATTATGGTGCTCACCTCTTCTATCAATCCGGAAGACCGGGCCCGAGCGGCCGGCTATCAAAATGTGGCTGGTTTTTTCAGTAAGCCTCTGGATGCGCGGACCATCGAGCGTATCCTGCGACTGCGCCGGTCTGCTAGCGGACCTACCCAGCGCACTGCCGCCGGCACCGAGGCCACTCTGCACCACCTCATGTATCAGAGCCGGGCTACTGCGCCCATGGGCGATGCTGAGCTTACGCAACTGCTCACACAGTCGCGGGCGTTCAACGCGGCCCACAACCTCACGGGAATTCTTCTCTACAGCCAAGGTAACATCATACAGTTGCTAGAAGGACCGGAAACTGGTGTGCGCACAGTCTTCACCCGTATTGTGCGAGATGCCCGTCATACCGGCATCATCAAGTTGGCGGATGGTCCCGTTGGGCAGCGGTTGTTTGCGCAATGGACCATGGGATTTCGTACCGCTACTCCTACCGACTTTGCCACCTTCCTAGGCTATATCAACCCGGAGCACACCGAGCGTCTGTCCCTTAACGACCCCGACCTGCAAGACTTGCTGGTCACTTTTGCGACTGCATAG
- a CDS encoding RES family NAD+ phosphorylase, protein MHVYRICLTKYADDLFASGRRARWNYQDRFVIYTAASRALACLENVVHRGGEGLNDQFSVLVIEIPDDLLIEEITLDQLPPDWERASRYAVCQPLGEAWYAARRAAVLRVPSSIVPQEFNYILNARHPEFRKVQIVRREEFRFDARIKAAENS, encoded by the coding sequence GTGCACGTCTACCGCATCTGCCTCACCAAATACGCCGACGACCTGTTTGCCTCCGGACGCCGAGCCCGTTGGAACTACCAGGACCGCTTCGTTATCTACACCGCCGCCAGCCGGGCGTTGGCTTGCCTTGAAAACGTGGTGCATCGCGGTGGCGAGGGCCTCAACGACCAGTTCAGCGTGCTCGTCATTGAGATTCCCGATGACTTGCTGATCGAGGAAATCACCTTGGACCAGTTGCCGCCCGATTGGGAGCGGGCCAGCCGCTACGCCGTGTGTCAGCCCCTAGGCGAAGCGTGGTACGCTGCCCGCCGCGCCGCCGTGCTGCGCGTGCCTTCATCTATTGTGCCGCAGGAGTTTAACTATATCCTCAACGCCCGTCACCCCGAGTTTCGGAAGGTGCAGATTGTGAGACGCGAGGAATTCCGGTTTGATGCGCGAATAAAAGCCGCTGAGAACAGCTGA
- the parS gene encoding type II RES/Xre toxin-antitoxin system antitoxin, with product MTAAARPSHQKSRSVKWAAWKLTSQDSFALVMTARKGIPAATAFEVAEAYHWPASQLEAVYDLSTKTLRSYSQENKPLSATASEKTLKIIALYQLGVEVFGEAAAFLRWLDKPAHGLDQEVPLRLLETSGGIDLVEEELTRIAYGDLS from the coding sequence ATGACTGCCGCTGCTCGTCCATCCCATCAAAAATCCCGCTCCGTGAAGTGGGCCGCCTGGAAACTCACCAGCCAGGATTCTTTTGCCCTGGTGATGACGGCCCGCAAAGGTATTCCGGCCGCTACGGCCTTCGAGGTAGCTGAAGCGTACCATTGGCCAGCCAGCCAGCTCGAAGCTGTGTATGACTTGTCGACCAAAACGCTGCGCAGCTACTCCCAGGAAAATAAGCCCCTAAGCGCCACGGCCAGCGAGAAAACCCTGAAAATCATTGCGCTCTACCAACTCGGAGTAGAGGTGTTCGGCGAAGCTGCGGCCTTCCTGCGCTGGCTGGATAAGCCCGCTCACGGCCTCGACCAGGAAGTGCCCCTGCGCCTGCTCGAAACCAGCGGCGGTATTGATCTGGTAGAGGAAGAGCTGACGCGCATTGCCTACGGCGACCTAAGCTAA
- a CDS encoding 2,3-bisphosphoglycerate-dependent phosphoglycerate mutase — translation MSLLVLVRHGQSVSNLQNVFTGSLDVALTPKGEEEAQETAAKLRGFHFDTAFCSDMLRARRTLDIMLRQLGQADIPTHYNAALNERYYGDLQGLNKAATVQQYGQEQVDQWRRSYDVAPPGGESLHQTQDRVVAYYEQAIVPPLRHGQHVLVVAHGNSLRALRMYLEHFSAEHVKGLEIPTGGARVYELDSALHIKEMRDL, via the coding sequence ATGTCTCTACTCGTGCTGGTGCGCCACGGCCAATCGGTTTCCAACCTGCAAAACGTCTTCACGGGCAGCCTTGACGTAGCCCTGACGCCCAAAGGGGAAGAGGAAGCCCAGGAAACTGCCGCTAAGCTCCGCGGCTTTCACTTCGATACGGCGTTCTGCTCCGACATGCTTCGCGCCCGGCGCACCCTCGACATTATGCTGCGCCAGCTGGGTCAGGCCGATATTCCGACGCACTACAACGCCGCCCTGAACGAGCGCTACTACGGTGATTTGCAAGGCCTCAACAAAGCGGCTACGGTGCAGCAATACGGCCAGGAGCAGGTAGACCAGTGGCGCCGCAGCTACGATGTAGCCCCGCCCGGCGGCGAGAGCCTGCACCAGACTCAGGACCGGGTAGTGGCCTATTACGAACAGGCTATTGTGCCCCCGCTGCGCCACGGCCAGCACGTGCTGGTAGTAGCGCACGGCAACTCGCTGCGGGCCCTCCGCATGTACCTAGAGCATTTTTCGGCTGAGCATGTGAAGGGCTTGGAAATTCCGACCGGCGGCGCCCGCGTCTACGAGCTGGACAGCGCGCTCCACATCAAAGAAATGCGCGACTTATAA